A segment of the Buchnera aphidicola (Mindarus abietinus) genome:
AAAAAAAAATTTATTCAAATTAAAAATATAAATTTACAAAATAAATGTGCAATTATTTTAAAAAATTTTTTTTCTAAAAAAAGAAAAAAATAAAAAAGATTACTTTTCCATTATTACCACTGCAGAGGCATACATTCTTTCATCTGTATAACTTACATGAATTCTTTTAATTTTAAAAAAAATAGCTAATTTTTTTGCTTCTTTAAGAAGACTTAATTTCGGTTTTCCAAAACTATCATTTTCTATTTGAAAATTTTTAAAAGATATTTTTTTTTGAATTCCAATACCTAATGCTTTAGAAGCAGCTTCTTTTATTACAAAACATTTAGCTAAAAAAAAAACTTTATTTTTATGAATTAAAAAATTCTTCCATTCTATTTTGGATAGAATTCTAAGAGGAAGTTTGTCACCCAAACGAAATACTATTTTCTGAATTCTTTTAATTTCAACAATATCTATTCCTATTCCAAAAATACACATATTAAAATATTAACCTTTAATTTTTTTTGAATGTTTATTTGAATTTAAAAAATATTTTTATTACTTACATAATTTTAAGAAAAAGATGAATTTTTTTTCTAAAGTTCAACTCTATATTTTTTCTAGAAGATAAACTTAATTTTTTTATCATATTTCCATTTTTTCCAATAAAAATTTTTTTGTGTTTTTCGTAATTTGTTTTTATAACAGCTTGAATATAATAATTATTATTAATAATTTTAAATGATTGAACCATAATTTTTGTATTATAAGGCAATTCTTTTTTTAAAAAGAATAACGTTTGTTTTCGTATTATTTCTGTTACTATAAAAATAGTAGAAGAATGAGTGATATATTCTTTAGGAAATAAGTGTGATGATAAAAATAATTTTTTTTTAATAAAAAATGATAAAGTATTTATATTTTCTCCTGTCTTAGCTGAAATAGGAATAATTTCTGAAAAATTAAATTTATTTTTTATGTTTTTTATATAGGGTAAAAGATTTTCTTTTTTTTTAACTTTATCAATTTGATTAATTAATAAAATTATAGGTATATCATATTTTTTAATATTTTTTAGAAAAAAAGTATCAATGCTGTCCCAGCATAAATATTTAGTCATGTATAATATACATGCACATTTTTTTTCTTTTTTAATAATTCGTTTAATAATTTCTCTTTTTTTTGGATTATCGATCATTCCAGGAGTATCTAAATAAACAAATTGATGTTTTTTTTCTGTTTTTATTCCTGTTATACAACTTCGAGTACTATTTTTTCTAAATGATGTAATAGAAATTTTTTTATTCATTAATTTATTTAATAATGTAGATTTTCCTGTATTGGATTTTCCAACAATTATTAATTTACCAAAATAAGTTTGTTTATTTTTCACGTTAATCCTAATTTTATTAAAGCATGTTGAGCAGCATCTTGTTCAGCTCTTCTTCGACTGGATCCTACTCCTATTAAATTTTCATTAATTCCTGAAATTTCACAATGAATTGTAAAGAGTTGATTATGTGCTTCTCCATATACTTTAACAATTAAATAAGAAGGTAAAGGTAAATGTTTAGCTTGTAAATATTCTTGTAATCTTGTTTTAGGATCTTTTTTTGTATTAATAGGATTTATTTTTTTTAATCTATGTTTATACCAATCAAGAATCAGTATTTCTATTTTATAAATATTACTATCTAAAAAGATAGCTCCTATTAAAGCTTCAATAGTATTTGCAAGAATGGATTCTCGTCTAAAACCTCCACTTTTAAGTTCTCCTTGTCCT
Coding sequences within it:
- the acpS gene encoding holo-ACP synthase; the encoded protein is MCIFGIGIDIVEIKRIQKIVFRLGDKLPLRILSKIEWKNFLIHKNKVFFLAKCFVIKEAASKALGIGIQKKISFKNFQIENDSFGKPKLSLLKEAKKLAIFFKIKRIHVSYTDERMYASAVVIMEK
- the era gene encoding GTPase Era encodes the protein MKNKQTYFGKLIIVGKSNTGKSTLLNKLMNKKISITSFRKNSTRSCITGIKTEKKHQFVYLDTPGMIDNPKKREIIKRIIKKEKKCACILYMTKYLCWDSIDTFFLKNIKKYDIPIILLINQIDKVKKKENLLPYIKNIKNKFNFSEIIPISAKTGENINTLSFFIKKKLFLSSHLFPKEYITHSSTIFIVTEIIRKQTLFFLKKELPYNTKIMVQSFKIINNNYYIQAVIKTNYEKHKKIFIGKNGNMIKKLSLSSRKNIELNFRKKIHLFLKIM
- the rnc gene encoding ribonuclease III; the encoded protein is MTNFIINKLQKILGYKFKNKELLIQALTHRSASSQHNERLEFLGDSILSFIIANALYKYFPHINEGDMSRIRASLVCGHTLATIAYEFDLGEYLQLGQGELKSGGFRRESILANTIEALIGAIFLDSNIYKIEILILDWYKHRLKKINPINTKKDPKTRLQEYLQAKHLPLPSYLIVKVYGEAHNQLFTIHCEISGINENLIGVGSSRRRAEQDAAQHALIKLGLT